Part of the Impatiens glandulifera chromosome 8, dImpGla2.1, whole genome shotgun sequence genome is shown below.
TTACCACTAGTTTTCTCTGTTCTATTGTACATACTACCCGAGATACGATGGTTTCTGAAAGTAGCTTTTCTCTTATGTGGTCACTCTGAATGGCAAAGGAAAACCATCTTTAAATGGGCATCTGATGATCAGTGCCAATATTTCAGCCTTACAGAGCTTAAAGAGGCAACAAAAAACTTCTCTACAGCCACTTTGCTCAGCTCGGGTGGCTTTGGCAATGTATATGAGGGATATGTTAACGTTCATGGAAAGGCTACCCATGTTGCAATAAAACGCAGAAGCTCAAATTCCAATCAAGGTCTACATGAGTTCCATACAGAGATTATCATGCTTTCTAAAGTTACACATTTGCATCTCGTCTCTCTGATCGGATACTGCAAGGATGACAAAGAAATGATACTTGTTTATGAGTTTATGGAAAGAGGCACCTTAAGAGATCACCTCTATAATACCCAAGAACCGCCACTTCCATGGAAACAGAGACTTGATATCTGTATTGGTGCAGCTCAGGGCCTGCATTATCTCCATGCTTATGTAAATCAGATGATTATTCACCGTGATGTGAAGAGCACTAACATTCTACTCAACAAAGAATGGGTTGCAAAAGTTGCAGACTTTGGATTATCGAAAATTTGGCCACCCAATGGACTCACTTGTGATACTCAAGTCAGCACAGCTGTTAAAGGAAGTTTTGGGTACTTAGATCCAGAGTACTATCGCTATCGAAAATTGACAGATAAATCTGATGTTTACTCCTTTGGTGTAGTACTGATGGAAGTGTTGTGTGCGAGGCCTGCAGTTTTGCCTGTACCTACTACTACTACAGAAGATGACATGGAAGGAATAGATCAAGTAAACTTAGCAGATTGGGCAGTTAGATGTTATCAAATGGGTACTCTTGATCAGATAATAGATCCATATCTGAAGGGAAAGATTGACCACCATTGTTTCAAGTCCTTCACAGAGATAGCAATCAAGTGTCTTCGGTTATGTTGTTCTGTCTTAACGACTTTTTCTTAATCATGCATTaagaacaaaattaaatttgtgaAAATTTTCGTAACTTCAACTCTCATACcaagtaaaattttatcattaaacttCAACTACAAGAAAAAACATATCATAAACCAAGACATTATTAGTGATGTCTTAGAgtcttgaataaaaaaaatgaggagCTATAAAACCCTTATTTGCCTagtctattaaaaaa
Proteins encoded:
- the LOC124913074 gene encoding receptor-like protein kinase FERONIA, translated to MYFIRLYFIPISYDGLSISKAVFSISANHYTLLNTSMNSSYTSLDTSTDYYTVKEFCVEVEGSELNITFSPSKYVSNAYAFVNRIEILPLVPSDLYLHKNAALPLIGKKNSSKSFSGNSNALELMYRLNVGGNAIKPEDTDLHRTWLEDSPYLVNDPATTMNGRIEQEHGIPFQEIAPEEVYATARELEWLYPFGFMNLTWSFSLDTGFFYLVRLHFCEIPRTLHQELVLGFYLLLPLVFSVLLYILPEIRWFLKVAFLLCGHSEWQRKTIFKWASDDQCQYFSLTELKEATKNFSTATLLSSGGFGNVYEGYVNVHGKATHVAIKRRSSNSNQGLHEFHTEIIMLSKVTHLHLVSLIGYCKDDKEMILVYEFMERGTLRDHLYNTQEPPLPWKQRLDICIGAAQGLHYLHAYVNQMIIHRDVKSTNILLNKEWVAKVADFGLSKIWPPNGLTCDTQVSTAVKGSFGYLDPEYYRYRKLTDKSDVYSFGVVLMEVLCARPAVLPVPTTTTEDDMEGIDQVNLADWAVRCYQMGTLDQIIDPYLKGKIDHHCFKSFTEIAIKCLRLCCSVLTTFS